Proteins encoded by one window of Rutidosis leptorrhynchoides isolate AG116_Rl617_1_P2 chromosome 7, CSIRO_AGI_Rlap_v1, whole genome shotgun sequence:
- the LOC139856938 gene encoding agamous-like MADS-box protein FUL-L isoform X2, with the protein MGRGRVQLKRIENKISRQVTFSKRRTGLLKKAHEISVLCDADVALIVFSTKGKLFEYSTHSSMDAILERYERYSYAEKLLTAPEAETHGNWTLESSKLRTKIEVLEKNIRHYVGEDLEPLNLRELQSIEQQLDSALKRVRTKKNQVMHVSISELHKKERVLQEQNNALSKKLKENEKSNEQLNAGFPLSHRQVAPPPPPPPPTQTPHLVPLAIGRPFYGGSVIRQDDSARAHTISAGMMPPWLLRHINE; encoded by the exons ATGGGAAGAGGTAGGGTGCAGTTGAAGAGAATTGAAAACAAGATTAGCAGACAAGTAACATTTTCTAAAAGAAGAACAGGCTTATTGAAGAAAGCTCATGAGATCTCTGTCTTGTGTGATGCTGATGTTGCTCTTATTGTTTTCTCTACTAAAGGAAAACTTTTTGAGTACTCCACTCATTCCAG TATGGATGCAATTCTTGAAAGATATGAACGATACTCGTATGCAGAAAAGTTGCTTACTGCTCCTGAAGCAGAAACACAT GGAAATTGGACACTTGAGTCGTCTAAGCTCAGGACAAAGATTGAAGTCCTAGAAAAGAACATAAG GCACTATGTTGGTGAAGACCTTGAGCCCTTAAACCTTAGAGAGCTTCAAAGCATAGAGCAACAACTTGACTCTGCTCTCAAACGAGTACGAACGAAAAAG AACCAAGTCATGCATGTGTCCATCTCAGAACTCCATAAAAAG GAGAGAGTACTCCAAGAGCAAAACAATGCACTCTCTAAGAAG TTGAAGGAGAACGAGAAAAGCAACGAGCAACTGAATGCAGGTTTTCCGTTATCTCATCGTCAGGtggcaccgccaccaccaccgccacCGCCAACTCAGACGCCACACTTAGTTCCTCTTGCAATTGGAAG ACCATTTTATGGAGGATCAGTTATAAGGCAGGATGATTCGGCTCGAGCTCATACCATATCTGCTGGGATGATGCCCCCATGGCTACTTCGTCACATTAACGAATAA
- the LOC139856938 gene encoding agamous-like MADS-box protein FUL-L isoform X1, translating to MGRGRVQLKRIENKISRQVTFSKRRTGLLKKAHEISVLCDADVALIVFSTKGKLFEYSTHSSMDAILERYERYSYAEKLLTAPEAETHGNWTLESSKLRTKIEVLEKNIRHYVGEDLEPLNLRELQSIEQQLDSALKRVRTKKNQVMHVSISELHKKERVLQEQNNALSKKLKENEKSNEQLNAGFPLSHRQVAPPPPPPPPTQTPHLVPLAIGSNRPFYGGSVIRQDDSARAHTISAGMMPPWLLRHINE from the exons ATGGGAAGAGGTAGGGTGCAGTTGAAGAGAATTGAAAACAAGATTAGCAGACAAGTAACATTTTCTAAAAGAAGAACAGGCTTATTGAAGAAAGCTCATGAGATCTCTGTCTTGTGTGATGCTGATGTTGCTCTTATTGTTTTCTCTACTAAAGGAAAACTTTTTGAGTACTCCACTCATTCCAG TATGGATGCAATTCTTGAAAGATATGAACGATACTCGTATGCAGAAAAGTTGCTTACTGCTCCTGAAGCAGAAACACAT GGAAATTGGACACTTGAGTCGTCTAAGCTCAGGACAAAGATTGAAGTCCTAGAAAAGAACATAAG GCACTATGTTGGTGAAGACCTTGAGCCCTTAAACCTTAGAGAGCTTCAAAGCATAGAGCAACAACTTGACTCTGCTCTCAAACGAGTACGAACGAAAAAG AACCAAGTCATGCATGTGTCCATCTCAGAACTCCATAAAAAG GAGAGAGTACTCCAAGAGCAAAACAATGCACTCTCTAAGAAG TTGAAGGAGAACGAGAAAAGCAACGAGCAACTGAATGCAGGTTTTCCGTTATCTCATCGTCAGGtggcaccgccaccaccaccgccacCGCCAACTCAGACGCCACACTTAGTTCCTCTTGCAATTGGAAG TAATAGACCATTTTATGGAGGATCAGTTATAAGGCAGGATGATTCGGCTCGAGCTCATACCATATCTGCTGGGATGATGCCCCCATGGCTACTTCGTCACATTAACGAATAA